The Thermomonospora amylolytica sequence CTGCGCTCGGCCGCCGCCACGCACACCCGGACGTCGCCCTGCCGCCGGTAGAGCTGGGCGCTCTCCCCGGTGTGGTCGCGCAACTGGGCCAGCACCGGCTGGGCGATGGCCAGCAGCCGGTCCTCGCCGGCCGCCACCGCCAGCTCGGCCAGCCGGGGACCGAGGATGAACCGCCCCTGGGCGTCGCGGTGCACCAGCCGGTGGTGCTCCAGCGCCACCGCCAGCCGGTGGGCGGTCGGCCTGGCCAGGCCGGTCGTCTGGACCAGGCTGGCCAGCGACGCGGGGCCGGCTTCCAGCGCGTTCAGTACCAGCACCGCTTTGTCAAGTACGCCGACTCCGCTAGAGTTGTCCATACCTCGATATTGCAGTCTTGAAATGTGAGATGCAAGTTCGGGACCTCGGCCCTCGCGCGACGATGCGCGCAGGGTGACCCAAGGTGATCAAGACAGGTGAGGTGGAGCACATGGGCCGGACACTGGCCGACAAGGTCTACGACGCGCACGTCGTGCGGCGTGCCGAGGGCGAGCCGGACCTCCTCTACATCGACCTGCACCTGGTGCACGAGGTCACCAGCCCGCAGGCGTTCGACGGGCTGCGGATGGCCGGCCGCACGGTCCGCCGGCCCGACCTGACCATCGCCACCGAGGACCACAACGTCCCCACCCAGAACCTGCTGGCCCCCATCGCCGACCCGGTCTCGCGCACCCAGGTCGAGACGCTGCGCAAGAACGCCGCCGAGTTCGGGATCCGGCTGCACCCGATGGGCGACGACGGCCAGGGCATCGTGCACGTCATCGGCCCCCAGCTCGGCCTGACCCAGCCCGGCATGACGGTGGTGTGCGGCGACTCGCACACCTCCACCCACGGCGCGTTCGGGGCGCTGGCGTTCGGCATCGGCACCAGCGAGGTCGAGCACGTGCTCGCCACCCAGACGCTGCCGCAGATCAAGCCCAGGACCATGGCCGTCACGGTCGACGGCGCGCTGCCGGAGGGCGTCACCGCCAAGGACCTGATCCTGGCCATCATCGCCAGGATCGGCACCGGCGGCGGCCAGGGCCACATCATCGAGTACCGCGGCGAGGCGATTCGCGGGCTGTCGATGGAGGGCCGCATGACGGTCTGCAACATGTCCATCGAGGCCGGCGCCCGCGCCGGGATGATCGCCCCCGACGAGAAGACCTTCGAGTACCTCAAGGGCCGCCCGCACGCCCCCCAGGGCGCCGAGTGGGACAAGGCCGTCGAGTACTGGAAGTCCCTGCGCACCGACGACGACGCGGTCTTCGACAAGGAGGTCGTGATCGACGCCTCCACGCTGACCCCGTACGTCACCTGGGGCACCAACCCCGGCCAGGGCCTCCCGCTGGGCGAGTCGGTGCCCGACCCGGCCTCGTTCGCCGACCCGATCGAGCGGCAGGCCGCCGAGCGGGCGCTGGAGTACATGGGCCTGACCCCGGGCACCCCGCTGCGCGACATCGAGGTCGACACCGTCTTCGTCGGCTCCTGCACCAACGGCCGCATCGAGGACCTGCGCACCGTCGCCGAGGTGCTCAGGGGCCGCAGGGTCGCCGACGGCGTCCGGATGCTCATCGTCCCCGGCTCGATGAAGGTCAAGGCCCAGGCCCAGGAGGAGGGCCTGGACGAGATCTTCAAGGCCGCCGGCGCCGACTGGCGCGAGGCCGGCTGCTCGATGTGCCTGGCGATGAACCCCGACAAGCTCACCCCCGGCGAGCGCAGCGCCTCCACCTCCAACCGCAACTTCGAGGGCCGCCAGGGCCCCGGCGGCCGCACCCACCTGGTCTCGCCCGCCGTCGCCGCCGCCACCGCCGTCACCGGCCGCCTGACCGCCCCCGCGGATCTTTAGGTCGCGCGGCATCCGGTACGAGAAAACAGACTTGGGGAGAGACGACAGATGGAAGCGTTCACCGTTCACACCGGGCGCGGGGTGCCGCTGCGGCGGAGCAACGTCGACACCGACCAGATCATCCCGGCGGTGTGGCTGAAGCAGGTCAGCCGGACCGGGTTCGAGAAGGGGCTGTTCTCGGCTTGGCGCGAGGACCCGGAGTTCGTGCTGAACAGGCCGGAGTACGCCGGGGCGAGCATCCTGATCGCCGGGCCGGACTTCGGGACCGGGTCCTCGCGCGAGCACGCGGTGTGGGCGCTGCAGCAGTACGGGTTCCGGGTGGTCATCGCGCCGCGGTTCGGCGACATCTTCCGCAACAACTCCACCAAGATGGGGCTGCTGCCGGTGGTGCTGCCCGCCGAGACCGTCGAGACGCTGTGGAAGGCCGTCGAGGAGGACCCGGCGACCGAGATCACCGTGGACCTGGGGGCCCGCGAGGTGCGCGGGGCCGGGGTCGTCGCCGGCTTCGAGATCGACGACTACACCCGCTGGCGGCTGATGGAGGGACTGGACGACATCGGGCTGACCCTCCGCCACGCCGACGACATCGCCGCCTACGAAGAGCGTCGCGCGTCCTGGCTGCCGACCACCGTGTGACCTTCGCCGCCCTTCGGCAGGGGGCGACCGTTCGAGCGTGTCACCCCGCGGGGGATGATTTCCTGCGGGAGACACGCTCGACGTGGTTTTGGGGGCGAACACCATGAGCAATCCGTCCACTCCGCCGCGGCCGCCGGCAGGGAGCGGACCGCAGTGGGAGGACCCCGTGCTGACCCGGCTGGCCCGCCGGCTGCGGGACGCCCACCGGGCGGTCGCCCCGCTGCCGCCCGAGCCGCGCCGCCGGCTGATCCGGCATCTGCTGACGATCACCGACCTGGCCAAACGCGACCACGAACTGGCCGACCGCAGGCTGGAGGCGTTCCTGGCGGATCTGCCCTACCGGCTGGCGACAGAGTGTGACGAATCGGATACTTCGGGTTCGCAGACCTCGTCCGAAGCCCCTTCGAGCGACGAAATCGCCTGCGACACGGGAAGTATTGCTTGCAGGTGATTGTGTCAATGCCCTACGTCCTTTAGTTTCGTGCGGGCAAGGGGGGAACCGGAGGAGTAACCCAATGAACAAGCGTGAGCTGGTCGACGCCATCTCGGAACGGCTGGGCAGCAAGAAGGCCGCAGCCGAGGCCGTCGACGCGATCCTGGAGACGATCCAGAACACGGTCGCCAAGGGCGACAAGGTCGCGATCACCGGGTTCGGTTCGTTCGAGAAGGCCGAGCGGCCCGCCCGTACGGCCCGCAACCCGGCAACCGGCAAGACCATCGAGGTCCCCGCGACCTCGGTGCCCAAGTTCAAGGCCGGCGCGGACTTCAAGAACCTGGTGGCCGGCAAGAAGTAAGCACCACGTTCCACACACGCGCCCGGGATCCGTACACCACGTATGGATCCCGGGCGCGTGTTTATCGCCGCGCCTCCGGCGCGGCGGCTCGCGCGCCTGGGACGCGCGGCCGTTCGTCGTCGCGGTTCAAGATCGCTCGTTCCTCGCGATCTTGAACCGCTCCTCCTCACGGCCACGCGGGCGCGCTCGCGATGGCCTTCAAGACCTTCGGGTGTGAGGTCTTCGGACGCCGGGGTGCAGGGGCTCGGGGAACGGGACAGGGCTAAGGTCGCGGTATGGGTGGTGTGCGGGTGCAGGGCACCGTGGGGTCGTTCGACGTGGCGACGCGGAGCGGGACGGTGCTGCTGGACGACGGGACGGAGCTGGGGTTCGACGCCGAGGCGTTCGCGGCCGGGGGGCTGCGGCTGCTGCGGTTCGGGCAGCGGGTGAACCTGGCCCTCGAGGACGGGAGGGTCCGGGTGGTCACCCTGTCGACGTTTCCGCTCCCGGGCTGAGGGACGGCAGGCGGGCGGCCAGGGCGGTGGTGCGGGGGCCCGCACCGAGGGCCAGGGCGGCGCGCAGGTCGTCGGGGGTGTCGACGTCCCGGCGGACGCTGGCGATGTCCTCCAGGGCCAGCTCGCGGGCGCCCTGGGCGGCGTGACGGGCCCGCGAGTCCGGGCCGAACGCGGGGGAGAACGGCACGCCGGGACGGACGGCGTACAGGGTGGTGCCCACCCCGGCGGCGTCCGGGACGAACGACTCGGGGAAGGCGGCGGCGGCCGTCAGCACCCGGCCCAGCTCGGCGGGCCGCAGCGCCGGCAGGTCCGCGGACATCGCGCCCACGCCCACGTCCGGCCGCGCGCGGCGGGCCACGGAGGCGCCGTAGGCCAGGGCCGGGTTGAGGCCCCGGTCGGGTTCGTCGGGCACTGTGCGGGCGCCCAGCGCGGACAGCTCCGAGGCGGCGAGCGGGTCGTCGGTGACCACGATCACCTCGGCGACCAGGGCGCAGCGCAGCGCGGCGGCCACGGTGTCGGCGGCCACGGCCAGCGCCAGCGCCTCCCGCAGGGGCCCGGCCGCCGCGGCCATCCGGGTCTTGGCCCTGGACAGCACCTTCACGGGCAGGACCAGCGACCATGACGTCTTGGTGTGATGTGAGGTTTCGGCAGGCATCGCAACTCGACACTATGCGGCGCCACCCGCGAAACTTGAGGCCCACCCCGGGAGTGGCATGCTCCTGGCGGGGAACGGCCGGAGGAAGGCAGGCATGAGTCACGAGTATTCGCCGCGGTGGCGCAAGTTCACGATCGTGGTGCTGCGCCCGTTGCTGTACGCGCTGCTCAAGCGCGACTGGCGTGGACGTCACAACGTGCCCAGGGAGGGCGGCATCATCATCGCCGCCAACCACCTGTCCTGGGCCGACCCCCTCGCGCTGGCCCACTTCGTGTACGAGTCCGGCCGCTACCCGGTCTACCTGGCCAAGTCCCCGCTGTTCGAGGCCAAGTTCATCGGGGCGGTGCTGCGCGGCACCGGGCAGGTCCCGGTGTACCGCGACCGCGCCGACGCCGCGCTGGCCCTCAAGACCGCCGAGAAGGCGCTGAAGGCCGGCGAGTGCCTGATGTTCTACCCGGAGGGCACCTGCACCCGCGACCCGGACCTGTGGCCGATGACCGGGCAGACCGGCGTGGCCCGGCTGGCCATCTCCACCGGCGCCAAGGTCGTGCCGGTCGCCCACTGGGGCGCGCACGAGCTGCTGCCGTACGGCAGCAAGAAGTTCCGCCCGTTCCCGCGCAAGACCATGCACGTGATCGCCGGCGAGCCGGTCGACCTGTCCAAGTACGCCGGCAGGCCGATGACCGCGACGGTGCTGCGCGAGGCCACGGGTGAGATCATGAGGGCCATCGCCGACCTGCTGGGCGAGCTGCGCGGCGAGGAGCCGCCCAAGGAGCTGTACGACCACAAGAAGGCGATCGCCGAGCGCCGCCGGCGCGAGGGCGGGGACGCGGCCGCCTCGTGACCGGGCCGCCCGGCCGCCGGGGGACGCCCGGCGGCCGGGCGGACACGGCGGACACCGGGTACCAGGGCATCGACGACGGAGCGGGCATTGACGAAAGCGGCAGTACTGGGTGCGGGATCGTGGGGCACCACCTTCGCCAAGGTGTTGCATGACGCGGGCACCGAGGTGATCGTGTGCGCCCGCCGTCCGGAGATCGCCGAGCAGATCAACGAACGGCACGAGAACACCCAGTACCTGCCGGGCATCACGCTGCCGGAGGGGCTGCGCGCCACCGCCGACCCGGCCGAGGCGCTGGACGGCGCCGACCTGGTGGTGCTGGCGGTGCCGTGCCAGACGCTGCGGGAGAACCTGCACGCCTGGCGGTCCCTGCTGCCCGGCGACGCCGTGCTGGTCAGCCTGATGAAGGGGATCGAGCTGGGCACCGGCCGGCGGATGAGCGAGGTGATCGCCGAGGTCACCGACGCCCCCGCGGACCGGATCGCGGTGGTGTGCGGCCCCAACCTGGCCCGCGAGATCGCCGCCGGCCAGCCCGGCGCGGCGGTGGCGGCCTGTGTCGACGAGCGCACCGCCCAGCGCATCCAGGCGGCCTGC is a genomic window containing:
- the leuC gene encoding 3-isopropylmalate dehydratase large subunit, with translation MGRTLADKVYDAHVVRRAEGEPDLLYIDLHLVHEVTSPQAFDGLRMAGRTVRRPDLTIATEDHNVPTQNLLAPIADPVSRTQVETLRKNAAEFGIRLHPMGDDGQGIVHVIGPQLGLTQPGMTVVCGDSHTSTHGAFGALAFGIGTSEVEHVLATQTLPQIKPRTMAVTVDGALPEGVTAKDLILAIIARIGTGGGQGHIIEYRGEAIRGLSMEGRMTVCNMSIEAGARAGMIAPDEKTFEYLKGRPHAPQGAEWDKAVEYWKSLRTDDDAVFDKEVVIDASTLTPYVTWGTNPGQGLPLGESVPDPASFADPIERQAAERALEYMGLTPGTPLRDIEVDTVFVGSCTNGRIEDLRTVAEVLRGRRVADGVRMLIVPGSMKVKAQAQEEGLDEIFKAAGADWREAGCSMCLAMNPDKLTPGERSASTSNRNFEGRQGPGGRTHLVSPAVAAATAVTGRLTAPADL
- the leuD gene encoding 3-isopropylmalate dehydratase small subunit, which translates into the protein MEAFTVHTGRGVPLRRSNVDTDQIIPAVWLKQVSRTGFEKGLFSAWREDPEFVLNRPEYAGASILIAGPDFGTGSSREHAVWALQQYGFRVVIAPRFGDIFRNNSTKMGLLPVVLPAETVETLWKAVEEDPATEITVDLGAREVRGAGVVAGFEIDDYTRWRLMEGLDDIGLTLRHADDIAAYEERRASWLPTTV
- a CDS encoding HU family DNA-binding protein, with translation MNKRELVDAISERLGSKKAAAEAVDAILETIQNTVAKGDKVAITGFGSFEKAERPARTARNPATGKTIEVPATSVPKFKAGADFKNLVAGKK
- the cofC gene encoding 2-phospho-L-lactate guanylyltransferase, whose product is MPAETSHHTKTSWSLVLPVKVLSRAKTRMAAAAGPLREALALAVAADTVAAALRCALVAEVIVVTDDPLAASELSALGARTVPDEPDRGLNPALAYGASVARRARPDVGVGAMSADLPALRPAELGRVLTAAAAFPESFVPDAAGVGTTLYAVRPGVPFSPAFGPDSRARHAAQGARELALEDIASVRRDVDTPDDLRAALALGAGPRTTALAARLPSLSPGAETSTG
- a CDS encoding lysophospholipid acyltransferase family protein, giving the protein MSHEYSPRWRKFTIVVLRPLLYALLKRDWRGRHNVPREGGIIIAANHLSWADPLALAHFVYESGRYPVYLAKSPLFEAKFIGAVLRGTGQVPVYRDRADAALALKTAEKALKAGECLMFYPEGTCTRDPDLWPMTGQTGVARLAISTGAKVVPVAHWGAHELLPYGSKKFRPFPRKTMHVIAGEPVDLSKYAGRPMTATVLREATGEIMRAIADLLGELRGEEPPKELYDHKKAIAERRRREGGDAAAS
- a CDS encoding NAD(P)H-dependent glycerol-3-phosphate dehydrogenase, with the translated sequence MTKAAVLGAGSWGTTFAKVLHDAGTEVIVCARRPEIAEQINERHENTQYLPGITLPEGLRATADPAEALDGADLVVLAVPCQTLRENLHAWRSLLPGDAVLVSLMKGIELGTGRRMSEVIAEVTDAPADRIAVVCGPNLAREIAAGQPGAAVAACVDERTAQRIQAACMTSYFRIYTNTDVVGCELGGAVKNVIALCVGIAVGLGFGDSTRALLMTRGLAEIARLGAALGADEHTFAGLAGLGDLVGTCSSPLSRNRTFGENLGRGMTLEETIAVTKQTAEGVKSSEAVLELARKHNVEMPITEVVAAVMHHGMSIAEAASLLMSRSPKPERYGV